A stretch of Zymoseptoria tritici IPO323 chromosome 1, whole genome shotgun sequence DNA encodes these proteins:
- the MgPPZ1 gene encoding MgPPZ1,protein phosphatase 2A-like protein (serine threonine protein phosphatase 2A-like): MGNQPSKEKDGKGSQSSSGPSLDSYPSFSKSDTKESSRSFRTALRTKIPGKSSTDSPRGSSSNLPGDASSTSVDKVDSQSIKSATSGRSSQRQTRGSASFSETPRRGSLAEEDDAQPPPSPTMSSSVGAGHSDLTEAQRNGEIDAVSDAPPQGNIHQTHTKEPTESILVKKPAPTGQGAAAVLAIAEAPEVRSNSTPGNMEIGALKTADLDDMIKRLVDAGYAGKVTKTVCLKNAEITAICNAARELFLSQPALLELSPPVKIVGDVHGQYTDLIRMFEMCGFPPNSNYLFLGDYVDRGKQSLETILLLLCYKLRFPENFFLLRGNHECANVTRVYGFYDECKRRCNVKVWKTFVDTFNTLPIAAIVAGKIFCVHGGLSPSLSHMDDIRNIARPTDVPDYGLLNDLLWSDPADMEADWEANERGVSYCFGKKVIMEFLQKHDFDLVCRAHMVVEDGYEFFQERILVTVFSAPNYCGEFDNWGAVMSVSGELLCSFELLKPLDSSALKSHIKKGRNKRQSMLNSPPASQFPQSY, translated from the exons ATGGGTAACCAGCCCTCCAAAGAGAAGGATGGAAAGGGATCACAATCGTCCAGTGGACCCAGCCTCGACTCCTACCCTTCCTTCAGCAAGTCCGATACAAAAGAGTCATCTCGCTCATTTCGCACAGCTCTTCGCACAAAGATACCCGGCAAAAGCTCTACAGACAGCCCGCGAGGATCTTCAAGCAATCTTCCAGGAGACGCCTCTTCGACAAGTGTAGACAAGGTCGATTCACAATCCATCAAGTCTGCGACTAGCGGTCGATCATCGCAGAGGCAAACACGAGGCTCCGCATCCTTCTCTGAGACGCCTCGTCGCGGTAGCctcgcggaggaggacgatgctCAGCCACCACCTTCGCCGACCATGTCCTCCAGCGTTGGCGCTGGTCACAGCGACCTGACAGAAGCTCAACGCAATGGCGAGATAGATGCAGTCTCGGACGCGCCGCCGCAAGGCAATATTCACCAAACGCACACCAAGGAGCCGACGGAATCTATTCTGGTTAAGAAGCCAGCTCCCACAGGCCAAGGCGCCGCTGCAGTGCTTGCCATTGCTGAAGCACCCGAAGTACGATCCAACTCCACTCCCGGTAACATGGAAATAGGTGCTCTGAAAACCGCCGATCTGGATGACATGATCAAGCGTCTCGTGGATGCTGGTTATGCCGGGAAAGTCACCAAGACCGTGTGCCTCAAAAATGCCGAAATTACCGCCATCTGCAATGCTGCTCGGGAGTTGTTCTTGTCACAGCCGGCACTGCTGGAGCTCTCGCCGCCAGTGAAGATTGTTGGCGACGTGCATGGCCAGTACACCGACTTGATTCGCATGTTCGAGATGTGTGGCTTCCCTCCAAATAGCAACTACCTGTTCCTCGGCGACTACGTTGATCGTGGCAAGCAGAGCTTGGAGACGATTCTGCTGCTGTTGTGCTACAAATTGCGATTCCCCGAgaacttcttcctccttcgcggCAACCACGAGTGCGCCAACGTCACGCGTGTCTATGGCTTTTACGACGAATGCAAGCGAAGGTGCAATGTCAAGGTCTGGAAGACGTTCGTTGATACCTTCAACACGTTGCCCATTGCCGCCATTGTGGCCGGGAAAATCTTCTGCGTTCACGGCGGTCTTTCGCCCTCGCTCTCTCACATGGACGACATCCGCAACATTGCGCGACCGACGGATGTGCCAGACTACGGCTTGCTCAACGATCTGCTTTGGTCCGATCCAGCGGATATGGAAGCAGACTGGGAGGCGAACGAAAGAGGTGTCAGCTATTGCTTCGGAAAGAAGGTCATCATGGAATTTCTGCAAAAGCAcgacttcgacctcgttTGCCGTGCGCATATGGTTGTTGAAGATGGTTACGAATTCTTCCAGGAGAGAATTCTGGTCACTGTTTTCTCTGCTCCCAAT TACTGTGGCGAATTTGATAATTGGGGCGCCGTGATGAGCGTTTCTGGCGAGTTGCTGTGTTCTTTCGAGCTGCTGAAACCGCTGGACTCCAGTGCTTTGAAGAGCCACATCAAAAAAGGACGAAACAAACGACAGAGCATGCTGAACAGCCCG CCCGCCAGCCAGTTCCCTCAGAGTTACTAA